Proteins co-encoded in one Hemibagrus wyckioides isolate EC202008001 linkage group LG26, SWU_Hwy_1.0, whole genome shotgun sequence genomic window:
- the peli1a gene encoding E3 ubiquitin-protein ligase pellino homolog 1 encodes MLSLEEEPIKYGELVVLGCNGSFPGGRRKSRFSLHRRNTANGVKPGTVHLACSPEAAKVISNNSQHSVSYTLSSAETVVVEYTDDNETDMFQIGRCTESPIDIVVASPMGCSHSRHSGSFQSTISRFACRIVCERAPPYTARVYAAGFDCSRNIFLGEKAAKWRSFTGQMDGLTTNGVLVMQPKGEFSGSCEPGVWREISVCGNVHTLRVTRASQSKGQQVMDESQVLVDGSLIDLCGVTLLWRSAAALSRSPGPEHLEELRVKLNAARPHCPVLLHTLAFPSLDEPESHQLRQPWAYLCCGHVHGFHPWRGRGTAIKYEEEKEEDEEDVVKAAREGDKDRECPLCRARGLYVALTLGRESRLCVDAGPPSHAFVPCGHVCSEATALYWSKTTLPCGASSFYPACPFCMKQLARDRPYVRLIFQGAPD; translated from the exons ATGCTCAGCTTGGAGGAGGAGCCTATCAAATACGGAGAGCTCGTCGTCCTCGG gtgtaaTGGCTCGTTCCCAGGAGGCAGGAGGAAGAGTCGCTTCAGTCTCCACAGACGAAACACAGCTAATGGAGTTAAACCAGGAACCGTTCACCTCGCCTGCAGTCCAGAGGCAGCCAAG GTGATCAGTAATAACAGTCAGCACAGCGTCTCATACACACTGTCCAGTGCTGAGACCGTGGTGGTGGAATACACAGATGACAACGAGACAGACATGtttcag attggTAGATGCACTGAGAGCCCTATAGACATTGTGGTGGCGAGTCCAATGGGCTGTAGCCACAGCAGACACTCAGGTTCCTTCCAGAGTACCATCTCTCGCTTCGCGTGTCGGATTGTGTGTGAGCGAGCTCCGCCCTACACCGCCCGAGTGTACGCTGCCGGCTTCGACTGCTCCAGGAACATCTTCCTCGGG gagAAGGCAGCTAAGTGGCGTTCGTTCACTGGTCAGATGGACGGTTTGACCACTAACGGTGTTCTGGTGATGCAGCCGAAAGGCGAGTTTAGTGGCTCATGTGAGCCTGGAGTGTGGAGGGAAATCTCCGTCTGTGGCAACGTTCACACACTCCGAGTGACCAGAGCTTCCCAGAGCAAGGGCCAGCAG GTGATGGACGAGTCTCAGGTGCTGGTGGACGGCTCTCTGATCGATCTGTGTGGAGTGACCCTGCTGTGGCGCTCTGCGGCGGCGCTCTCACGCTCTCCCGGACCGGAGCACTTGGAGGAGCTGAGGGTGAAGCTGAACGCTGCACGTCCACACTGTCCCGTCCTGCTGCACACGCTGGCCTTTCCCAGCCTGGACGAGCCGGAATCCCATCAGCTGCGCCAGCCCTGGGCTTACCTGTGCTGCGGCCACGTGCACGGTTTCCACCCGTGGCGGGGCAGAGGGACGGCCATCAAGTatgaggaagagaaggaggaggatgaagaggatgtAGTGAAGGCAGCAAGGGAAGGAGACAAGGACAGGGAGTGCCCTCTGTGTCGGGCTCGAGGCCTGTACGTGGCTCTGACGCTGGGTCGAGAGTCGCGGCTGTGTGTGGACGCCGGGCCTCCGTCTCACGCCTTCGTGCCGTGTGGTCACGTCTGCTCGGAGGCCACAGCGCTGTACTGGAGTAAAACCACGCTGCCGTGTGGCGCCAGTTCTTTTTACCCTGCTTGCCCCTTCTGCATGAAACAGCTAGCGCGCGACAGACCCTACGTCAGGCTCATCTTTCAGGGAGCGCCAGATTGA